TCAGAAGGAATCGCTCTGCTTCCGTCTGGTTCAGCGGAACTCGATCCATGGGAGCGTTACGCAGTCGCGGGTAAGCGAAGAGCTCCCCCATATTTACCATCTTCACGCCGGTTCCGCGAACGGCCTTTGGGCGCGTCAATCCGTTTCTTGTACGCTCTGCGAAGAGCTCGCCGAATGCCCGCACTTCACCCACCATACCCCAGCTCCTTCAGGTTGGCGGCGATGGCGGCGTCGAGCCTCGCGGCCTCGGCCTGCTGCTCGCGCAGTTGCGTGACGAGCCGCGTCATCTTCTCCTCGAACGGCTCGCCGTCGTCTGCTTGCGCCTCAGCGCCGACGTAGCGCCCCGGCGTGAGGACGTGCCCGTGCTTGCGAATCTCCTCAATGGAAACCGACCGGCAAAATCCCGGGATATCGTGGTACCCGGTATAGCTAAACGTGCGCTGGGGAGCAAGGTCTTGCATCAATTCCAGCTTCTGCCCTCCGCCCTCTGACCTCCAATTGTGGTAGGTGCCGGCGATGCGGGCGATGTCCTCGTCGGTGAGTTCGCGATGCGTGCGGTCCACCATGCGGCCCATCTTGCGGGCGTCGATGAAGAGCACCTGCCCGCGCCGGTCGCGGAACTTGCCGTCCTTGCGGTCGCGCGCGAGGAACCACAGGCACGCCGGGATCTGTGTGGAGTAGAAGAGCTGGCCGGGAAGGGCCACCATGCAGTCCACGAGGTCGGCCTCGATGAGATTCTTGCGGATCTCGCCCTCGCCGGACTGGTTCGAGGACATCGAGCCGTTGGCGAGCACGAAGCCGGCCACGCCCGCGGGCGCCAGGCGGTGCACGATGTGCTGCACCCAGGCGAAGTTGGCGTTGCCCGCGGGCGGCGCGCCGTACTTCCAGCGCTTGTCGTCGCGCAAGGACTGGCCGCCCCAGTCGGAGACGTTGAACGGAGGATTGGCGAGGATGAAGTCGGCCTTGAGGTCGGGGTGGCGGTCGTTGTGGAAGGTGTCGCCGTGCGCGATCTGGCCGTCGATGCCGCGGATGGCGAGGTTCATCTTGGCGAGCCGCCAGGTGGTGTAGTTCGACTCCTGGCCGTAGATCGAGATGTCGGCCTTCGGGCGGCGGGTCGGCGACCCGCCGCCCCTGCCGCCGGCGTTGCCGTTGCCGGTGGCGTGGGCGCGGATGAACGCCACGGACTGCACGAACATCCCGCCGCTGCCGCAGCAGGGGTCGTACACACGCCCGTTGTACGGCTCGATCATCTCGACGAGCAGCCGGACGACGGCGCGGGGGGTGTAGAACTCGCCGCCCTTGCGCCCCTCGGCGCTCGCGAACCGGGAGAGAAAGTATTCGTAGACGCGGCCGAGCACGTCCTTGGCGCGGGCTTCCTCGTCGCCCACCTTGATGTTGCTGATAAGGTCGATGAGCTGACCGAGGCGCGTCTTGTCGAGCGCGGGGCGGGCGTAGTCCTTGGGCAGCACGCCCTTCAAGGCCGCCGGGTTGTCGCGTTCGATGCCGGCCATCGCGTCGTCCACGAGCCGGCCGATGGTGGGCTGCTTGGCCTGCGCTTTCAGGAGCGCCCACCGCGCCTCGGGCGGTACCCAGAAGATGTTGCGGGCGCGGTACTCGTCCGGATCCTCGACCAGTCGCGCAATGGCGCCGGCACGATTCCGTGTGCCCGGAGGGAGGAAATACTCATCCCCGGGATCGTCCACCGCGCGGCAAAGATAGGCGTGCTGCTCTTCGAAGGCGTCGGAGATGTACTTGAGGAAGATGAGGCCGAGGACCACATGCTTGTACTCGGCGGCGTCCATGCTGCCGCGCAACGCGTCGGCCATGCGCCACAGTTCGGCCTCGTAGCCGACGGTGGCGCCGCCTGCCTGACCGGCAGGCAGGCCGTTCTCGACCCGCCGCGCGTTCTTCTTCGGTCCGCTTGTCGACCAGCTCATTTAACCTAGCCTGATATTCGGCAAACTCAGAGTCCAGAATGGCCTCTATTTTGGAAAGAACGATTTTCTCCTGCCGATTTTTCTTCGCCTGTATCAGTTCCAATTTCCGCTTAAGCCGGAGAATAGCGCACTCGACCTCATAAGCTTTGTACTCAAGCCCACCGACGGAAAGCATATATGCCATTTCGATGTTCTTGCATTCCTGGTACAGGAGTTCATCCCGTTCGAGGACGAGCATAGAAAGCTCCGTGCGGAGCCTGTCAACGTCCGCCTTTAGCTTCTCAAAATGGGGGTGGAGCACTATAACGTTAGACGAGTCTGGTGTGTCGCCACTGATCTTTGCCTGTCAAGAAATTACAGGCATTGCCGGACCGCGGGAAACGGCCCGGCAATGCCTGCTGCTCAAACACAATCTGGCTCATCAATCCGGTTGTCAATCACACTGCCGCCAACCCGTTCCAAGACCGGGATCCAGGGTCGGGGACCGGTTGGCAAAACTTATTCTCTGGTGATCCTTTCCATCCCGCCCATGTACGGCCGCAGCGCCTCAGGCACGGCCACCGTGCCGTCGGCCTGCTGAAAGTTCTCCAGAACGGCCGCCAGCGTTCGGCCCACGGCCAGTCCCGAGCCGTTTAAGGTGTGCACGAAGTCGGCCCTCGCCCGCGGGTGCGCGCGGTACCTGATGTTCGCCCGCCGGGCCTGGAAGTCGGTGAAGTTCGAGCACGAGGAGATTTCCCGGTACAGTCCCTGTCCCGGCATCCACACCTCCAGGTCGTAGGTCCGGGAGGAACTGAAACCCAGGTCACCGGTGCAAAGAAGCACCGTCCGGTACGGAAGCCCCAAAAGCTGCAGCACTTCCTCGGCGTCGCGCACGAGCTTTTCCAGTTCGTCGTCGGAGTCCTCCGGCCGGGTGAATTTCACCAGTTCGACCTTGTTGAACTGGTGCTGGCGGATCAAGCCCCGGGTGTCCCGCCCGGCCGCGCCGGCCTCGGCGCGGAAGCAGGCGCTGTAGGCCGCGTACTTGCGGGGCAGGGCGTCCCCGTCCAGAATCTCGTCGCGCAGAAAGTTCGTGACCGGCACCTCGGCCGTGGGTACCAGGTAGTAGTCCTCATTTTCCACCTTGTACATGTCGGCGGCGAACTTCGGCAACTGTCCGGTGCCGGTCATACTCCGGGCGTTCACCAAAAACGGCGGAAAGAGTTCGGTGTATCCGTGCCGCCCGGTGTGCAGGTCCAGCATGAAATTGATCAGGGCCCGTTCCAAGCGGGCGCCCGCGCCCCGGCAAAAACTGAAACGCGCCCCGCTCACCTTGCCGCCGCGAGCAAAGTCGAGGATCTCGAGCGCTTCCCCCAGTTCCCAGTGCGGGCGCGGCTCGAACCCGAACTCAGGCCGCCCGCCCCAGCGGCGCACCTCTTCGTTGTCCGTGTCCGCCCGCCCGAAGGGCACCAGCGGGTGGGGGATGTTCGGCACGTGGAGCAAAAGCGCCTGGAGGTTTTCGTCCACCTGCCGGATTTCTCCGTCCAGTTCCCGGATCTGCTGGGACACGTCCCGCATTTCCGCGATCAGCGCTACCGCTTCGGCCGGCCCGCCGGCCTTCTTCAGGCGGGCGATTTCCTCCGACACCGCGTTCCGGCGGTTCTTGAGCCTCTCCACCGTGAACAGCTTCCGGCGCCACTCGTCGTCCAAGTCCAGCAAGCGGTCCAGGTCGAAGCCGTTCCCCCGCTTCTCCAGGGCCGCCCGCACCGCCTCCGGGTGTTTCCGGATGAACTTTAAGTCCAGCAAGGGTTTACACACTCCATCTACAGGCTCACCATCCGCACGTCGAGGATCCCGTCCACCCGGCGGATCGCCTCCAGCGTCTCCGGGGGCACCGGCGAGTCGATCACGAGCACCATCACGGCCCGGCCGCCGATCACCTTGCGCCCGACCTGCATGGCGGCGATATTCACGTCGTGCTGCCCGATCAGGGTGCCCACCGCGCCGATGATCCGCGGCCGGTCGATGTGCGGGACGATCAGCATGTGTCCCTCCGTCACGGCGTCCACGCGGTACCCGTCGATGAACACCACCCGGGGGTCGTTGCCCCGGAACAGGGTGCCGGCCAGTTCGTGCTCCCCCTCGCTGGACGCCACCTTAACGGTCAGCAAGCCGGCATAGTCCTCCACCCGGTCCACGCGGGTCTGGCTGATCTCAACCCCCCGGTTCCGGGCGATGACCGGGGCGTTTACGTAGTTCACCCGCTCCTGCAAAATGGTGTCCAAAAGCCCCTTGACCAGGGCCGTGGTGAGCGGGTCGACCTGTTTAAACCGCGCCAGTTCCCCGCTGTAGATCACCTCGATCCGCTTCAGGCGCCCCACCAGAAGCTGCGCGTGGAACCGCCCCAGTCTCTCGGCCAGCCCCAGGTACGGACCGATCTCCTTGAGGACGCCGGGCACAAGCGACGGGATGTTCACCGCGTTTTTCACCAGTTCGCCGCGCAGGGCGGCGACTATTTCCTCGGCCACGTCGACCGCCACCGATACTTGCGCTTCTCGGGTCGACGCCCCGAGGTGGGGCGTGCAGATAAAGTTCGGCAGCGCAAAAAGCGGGCTCTTGGTCTGGGGCTCCTTTTCGAACACGTCCAGGGCCGCGCCGGCCACTTTGCCGGAAACCAGCGCCCGGTAAAGGGCCTCCTCGTCCACGATCCCGCCCCGGGCGCAGTTGATGATCCGCACGCCGTCCTTCATGACCGCGAAAGCAGCGTCGTCCAGCAGGTGGTGGTTCTCCTTGGTCAGGGGCATGTGGACGGTGATGAAGTCCGCTTTCCGGAACACCTCCGCCAGCGGCAGGAGGGTCACCCCCAGGTCCCGCGCCCTTTCCTCGGTGATGTACGGGTCGTAGGCCACCACGTCCATCTCCATGGCGTGCGCCCGGCGGGCCACGCCGCTGCCGATCCGGCCCAGGCCGATAATGCCCAGGCATTTGTTCCGCAATTCCACGCCCACAAAACTCTTCTTGTCCCAAACCCCGGATTTCAAGCACGCGTCGGCCTGAGGCAGGTTTCTGGCCAGGGACAGCATCATGGCCATGGTGTGCTCCGTGGCGGCCATCGTGTTCCCCTCCGGGGCGTTGACCACGATGATCCCCCGTTCGGTGGCCGCGGGGACGTCGATGTTGTCCACCCCCACTCCGGCCCGCCCGACGACCTTCAGGTTCGGCGCGCTTTCCATCACCCGGGCCGTCACTCTGGTCGCGCTGCGCACGATGAGCCCGTCAAACTCGGGGATGACCGCGCACAACTCGTCCTCCGTCAGCTTGTTCCCGATCTCCACCCCGACCCCTTCCCGCAAGAGGACGTCCACGCCGTCCTGAGCCACGTTGTCGGTTACCAGCACCTTCACTGCCGCACACCTCCCAGGAACACTCTCTGGGCCGCGGCCACCCCGCCGCCCAGCGGGACTTCATAGCCAAGCTCGTAAAGGGCCATCTCCAGGGCCCCCAGAGCGGTGAGCACGTCGACCCGGTCCACGTAGCCCATGTGGGCGATCCGGAAGATCTTGCCTTTGAGCTCGGACTGGCCGCCCGCAAACAGCACGCCGTACTTGTCCAGCAGCAGTTTGCGCAAGTCGTCGACTTTCACGCCCTCCGGACCCTTCACCGCCGTCACCAGCGGCGACGCCGCCGCTTCCGGAGCCAGCAAGTCCAGTCCCAGGGCCTTGACCCCCTCCCGGGCCGCCGCGCCCAGAAGCCGGTGGCGGGCAAAAACGGCCTCCAGCCCTTCCTCCAGGATCAGGTCCAGGGCGGCGTCCAGTCCGAAGAACAGCGAGACGGCCGGCGTATAGGCCGTATTCCACTTGGCGTGCGCTTTTTTCGCCGCCTCCAGGCTGAAGTAATAACGCGGCGACCGGCACTCGCCCACCAGCGCCCACGCCTTCGGGCTTAAGCTGATCATCGCCAAACCGGGTGGGGTCATCAGCGCCTTCTGGGTCGCCGTGACCAGGATGTCCACGCCCCACTCGTCCGCCGGCAGGTCCGCGCCCCCCAGGCCGCTGACCGCGTCCACCGCCAGGGCCGCCCCGTGGTCCCGGCACAACGCCCCAAGGCCCCGGATGTCGTGCAGCACGCCGGTGGACGTTTCGTTCTGGGTGGCCAACACCAGTTTTGCGTCCGGATGGGCCGCCAGCGCAGCCCGCACCGTGTCCAGGTCCACCGGCCTTCCCCAGGGAAAAGCCAACTCCACCGCCTCGGCGCCGAAGACCCGGGCCAGGTCCCGGAAACGCTCGCCGAACTTGCCGGCCACCAGCGCCAGCACTTTGTCGCCCGGGTTGACCGTGTTGGCCACGGCCGCCTCCAGCCCTCCGGTCCCGGAGCTGGTCAGAATGAACACCTCGTTCTTGGTCTGCAGCACCCGCTGGAGTTTCTCGTGCAGTTTCGCGGTGAACTCCGCAAAGCCCTTGCTCCGGTGTCCGACCATCGGCCGGGCCATCGCTTCCGCCACCTGGGGCGGCACGGGTGTCGGACCCGGGATCATCAGGCGCAGTTTCCTTGACATTGATCCGCTCTCTCCTCGTTAAAACTTAAAAAATAATAGAAAAACCCCCCGCCCTCGCAAAGAGAAAAGGGCTTTTAATCTACAAAATCAAGGAAATACCGGTGCAGCCTCCTGTCGGCGGTCAGCTCCGGGTGAAAGGCACCGGCCAGGAGCGGGCCCTGACGGACCAGCACCGCTTTTCCGCCGAAGGAGGCCAGAGTCTCCACTCCCGGCCCCGCCACCGTCACCTGGGGCGCCCGGATGAACACCCCGCGCACCGGCTCCGGCCCCAGCACCGGGACGTCGATGCCGGCCTCGAAGCTGTCCACCTGGCGGCCGAACGCGTTCCGCCGCACCGTGATGTCCATGAGCCCCAGGCGGGTCTGCCCGGAACCTTCAATGTCCTTGGCCAGCAGCACCATCCCCGCGCAGGTGCCGAAAATGGGCCGGCCTGCGCACCCGAACCGGCGCACCGGCTCCAGCAGGTCGAAGGCGGCCATCAGTTTCCCGATGGCCGTGGACTCCCCGCCCGGAATGACCAGCGCCCGGCACTCCCCCAACTGGCTGGCTTTGCGTATTTCCACGGGCAGCGCGCCGCAGGCCTCGACCGCCCGGGCGTGCTCCAGAAAGGCGCCCTGCAGCGCCAAAATCCCGACTTTAAGCATCACCAGCCGCGCTCCTGCATCCGCTCGTGCTCCGGAATCGTGCTGATCTCCAGGCCCTTCATCGCCTCGCCCAGGTCGCGGGAGATGTCGGCCAGGATCCGGGGATCGTTGTAGTGGGTGGTCGCCGCCACGATCGCCCGGGCGCGGGCCTCGGGGTTTGCCGACTTGAAAATCCCGGACCCGACGAAGATCCCGTCGCAACCCAACTGCATCATCAGGGCCGCGTCGGCGGGAGTGGCGATCCCGCCGGCGGCGAAGTTGACCACCGGAAGCCGCCCGAGTTCGGCCACCTGCAGCACCAGTTCGTACGGCGCCCCCAATTCCCGGGCGGCGGCCACCAGTTCCTCCCGCGGCGCCGACTGCACCCGGCGGATTTCATCCGTCACCATCCGCATGTGCCGCACGGCCTCCACCACGTTCCCGGTCCCGGGCTCGCCTTTGGTCCGGATCATGGCCGCCCCCTCGGCGATGCGCCGCAAGGCCTCGCCCAGATTGCGGCAGCCGCACACGAAAGGCACTTTGAAGGGGTGCTTGTTGATGTGGTACTGCTCGTCCGCCGGCGTCAGCACCTCGCTCTCGTCGATATAGTCCACGCCCAGAGCTTCGAGGATCTGGGCCTCCACGAAGTGGCCGATCCGCACCTTGGCCATCACCGGAATGGTTACGGTCTCCATGATCTTCTGGATCACGGTGGGATCCGCCATCCGGGCGATGCCGCCGGCCGCCCGGATGTCCGCGGGCACCCGCTCCAGGGCCATCACCGCGCATGCTCCGGCCGCCTCGGCGATGCGGGCCTGCTCCGGAGTGGTGACGTCCATGATGACGCCCCCTTTTAGCATCTCCGCCAGGCCCTTCTTGACCGTCCAAGTACCCTTCTCAACCATGGTTTGCGCCTCCGACTGCCTTTTCTCGCCATTAATCTTATACCAGCGCCCAGGGAAAAACAAGCGCCCGGCACGCCTCAAACGCGCCTCAAAAATGAAAACCGGCCCCGTGGTCAGGGCCGTTTCAGAGTTTTGAGACGCTTTTATTCTCCCGGGGGCGCGTCCTCAGGCAGAATCCAGGCCACGGCCACCACCGCGTCGCCCGGGTCAAGACGCATCAGGCGCACGCCCTGGGCCTGGCGCCCGAATTGAGGTATCTCCCGGATCTTCATCCGGATCAAAATCCCGCTCTTGCTGACGATCAGGATCTCCTCACCCCGGCCCACCAGGCTCAAAGACACCAGGGGGCCGTTGCGCCCGGACACGCGGGCGGCAATCAGTCCGAAGCCGCCCCGGGACTGGGTCCGAAACTCACGCACCGGCGTCACCTTGCCGAATCCTTTCGCACTCACCACCAGCAGTTGGTCTTCCGGGTCGACGATGTCCATCCCGACCACCAGGTCGCCCGGCCGCAGGCTGATCCCGCGGACGCCGTGGGCCGTGCGGCCCATGGGCCGGACCTGGCCCTCCGGGAAACGGATGACCATGCCGTTCCTGGTCCCAAGGAGCACCTCGGACTGGCCGCCGGTGATCTTCACGTCCACCAGTTCGTCACCCTCGTCCAGGTCGAGCGCGATCAGCCCGTCACGCCGCGCCGAATCGAATTCCCGCAATACCGTCTTTTTGACGACCCCTTTGCGGGTGACCATAAACAAAAAGGTATCCCCGGTGTACTCGGTCACCGGGATGACGGCGGTCACGCGCTCGCCGTTCGCCACCGATATCAGGTTGACCACGGCGGTCCCCCGGGCCTGCCGGCCTGCCTCCGGTATCTCGTACACTTTCACCCGGTACACCTTGCCGCGCTCGGTGAAAAACAGGAGGTAATCGTGCGTCTTGCCGACGAACAAGTGGCGGACGAAATCCTGCACCTTGGTTTCCACGCCGGCGATGCCCCGGCCGCCCCGTCTTTGGCTGCGGTACACCGTGGGGGACATGCGCTTGATGTACCCGTCGTTGGTCAGGATGATCACCGCGTCTTCCTGCGGGATGAGGTCCTCGGGGTTGAAATCCGCGTCCTCGGGCACCAACTCCGTCCGGCGGCGATCGGCAAACTTGTCGCGCACCGCCAAGAGCTCTTCTTTGACGACCGCTAGGATTTTAAACTCGTCGGCCAACAGCGCCTCCAGGCGCTCGATAGCGGCCAGGAGTTCGTTGAATTCGTTTTCGAGCTTATCCCGTTCCAGCGCGGTCAACCGCTGCAGGCGCATCTCCAAAATGGCCTGGGCCTGTTTTTCGCTCAAGCCGAAGTTGGTCATCAGGCTTGCGCGCGCCTCGGCCACGTCGCGGCTTTTGCGGATGGTCCGGATCACGGCGTCCAGGTGGGTAAGCGCGATCCGCAATCCCTCGACGATGTGCAGGCGATCTTGAGCCTGATTGAGTTCGTAGCGGCACCGCCGGGTGATCACTTCCCGCTGGTGTCCGAGGTAGTGGGTGAGTACGTCTTTTAAAGCCAGCACCTGGGGCTGGCCGTTCACCAGGGCCAGCATGATCACCCCGAAGTTGTCTTGGAGTTGGGTGTGCTTGTAAAGGAGGTTCAAGGTGACCTCGGGGTTGACTTCCCGGCGCAGTTCGATCACGACCCGCATTCCCTTGCGGTCGGACTCGTCGCGCAGGTCGGAAATACCTTCAATCTTCTTCTCCCGTACCAGGGCGGCGATCTTCTCCACCAGGCGCGCCTTGTTCACCTGGTAGGGCAGTGCGGTGATCACGATCCTGGTCCGGGAACCGGCTTTCTCGAACTCGGCGTGGCCGCGCATCTTGACCGAACCGCGCCCGGTCCGGTAAGCTTCCACAATTCCCTGGCGGCCCATGATCTTCCCGCCGGTCGGGAAGTCCGGTCCCGGGATGAACCGCATCAAATCCTCAAGCTCGGCGTCCGGATGGTCCGCCAGGTACACCAGGCCGTCGATGACTTCCTTGAGGTTGTGGGGCGGGATGTTGGTGGCCATGCCCACGGCGATCCCGGCCGAGCCGTTCACCAGGAGGTTCGGAATCCGGGACGGCAGCACCACGGGCTCCTCCCCGGTACCGTCGTAGTTCGGAATGAAATCCACCGTTTCCTTGTCGATGTCCGCCAGCATCTCCCGACTGATCCGGGCCATCCGGACCTCGGTATACCGCATGGCCGCGGCCGCGTCCCCGTCGATGGAACCAAAGTTCCCGTGACCGTCCACCAGGGGATACCGGCAGGCAAAATCCTGCGCCAACCGGACCAAGGCGTCGTACACGGCGGCATCCCCGTGGGGGTGAAGTTTGGAGAGCACCTCGCCGACCACGTAGGCCGACTTGCGGTGGGGCTTGTCCGCGGTCAGCCCCAGGTTTTGCATCGCGTATAGAATCCGGCGGTGCACGGGCTTCAAGCCGTCGCGCACGTCGGGCAGCGCCCGCCCCACGATGACGCTCATGGCGTAGTCCAGGTACGAATGCTTCAGCTCTTCGTTAATGTCGATGGGCACAATCTTTCCCGGGTCGGCAGCCAAACACTTCACTCCCCCGTCCAGATTACGGCAACCCGTCCATTACTATCATTATACCAAAAAAAGTCCTGCACCCAAACGGTTAGGTTTAAGGGCGGCGGGAGCGGTTTTTGAACCGGGAGTTGCCGTCCAGATGGCTCGGCCGTGAAAAGAGGCCCTAAAAGCGGTCCCCGTTCCGCTTGAAACGCGGGCCGCGCACCGTGTCCAGGCTGCCCGCCTCCCGCAGGCGCCGCAGGAACATCATTCCCCCAACCCCGGCCAGGATGCCGGCCGCAAGCCACAGGAGCGGCGGACCGAACCAGGACGCCACCGGACCGACCACCCGGGCTACGGGCTCGGAAAGCGACAACCAGCGCTCCAGGAGGATTCCGGCCGCAAAGGCCAGAACCACGAAGGCGCTCAACCTTCTTATGCTTATTTCCAGCAACCTTCTCACCGCCTCCGGTTTTGATGCCCGTATCACGCTTACGCCTTGCGCCGTCGCGCCGGCCGGACCGGGCTTTTATGCAGTTGACTGGCCACCATTTTTTGGAATCATCTTACCATGTCCTGGCAAGCCGCGGATTTGGGCCTGGGACTTGGTCAGGGCCTGATGCCGTAAACCTGCTTCCTGCTGCTCGGCCTTGCTGCCTATTTTATCCAATTATGGAAGATTGGTGGTTGCGGGACGGATTGAACCGAAAAGGGGGTGATTTTACCCGGCCGAAGCTGTTCCGGGCCTGTGGATACGGAGGATAACTCTGTGGATAACTGCAAGCCTTTTAGAGGCCGAAATCCCGCACCGTAAACACGGGAGCGACCGGAACGCCCTGTCCTTCCAGGGTCTCGGTCCCGCCCTCCAGGCGGTCCACCAGGACCACCGCCAGTACCGCCTGCCCTCCTGCTTCCCGGACGGCTTCCACGGCGGTCAAAATGGAAGCGCCGGTGGTGAGGACATCGTCGATCACGGCCACCTTTTCTCCCGGCGTTATCTTCCGGCCTTCAATGCGCGAACACTTGCCGTGTTCCTTCTGATCTTTGCGGACGATGAAAAGCCCGAGGTCGACACCCTCAAGCGCACAGACCACTCCCAGCGCCCCGACCATCGGGTCCGCGCCGATGGTCGGCCCGCCGACGGCCTGCACGTGTTTGCCCCACACCTTTTCCAAAACCGCCTTGGCCGTCAGCAAAGCCCCCTGAGGATGGAGCGTAACCTGCTTGCCGTCAAAGTAGTAGCTGCTTTTCTTACCGGAGGATAAGGTGAACTCCCCGAACTGGAAGGAGCGGGTCAGGAGCAACTGCCGAAGTGCCTCCCGGTCCCCGCCGGAAAGAACGGGACGGCTCATCAGCCGCCCCCCTCCGCTTTCCCGATTAAACGTCAAGGTTTCTGACCTCCCGGGCGTGCTGCTGAATGAATTCCCGGCGCGGCTCCACCTGTTCGCCCATCAGGGTGGACAAAAGCAGCTCGGCGGCCAGGGCGTCCTCCAGGGTCACCTGGAGCATCGTCCGGTTTCCCGGGTCCAGGGTGGTGTCCCAGAGCTGTTCCGGGTTCATTTCGCCAAGGCCCTTGTAACGCTGGATGCTCCAGTTCTGCCGCCCGTTTTCCC
The sequence above is drawn from the Bacillota bacterium genome and encodes:
- a CDS encoding class I SAM-dependent DNA methyltransferase; translated protein: MSWSTSGPKKNARRVENGLPAGQAGGATVGYEAELWRMADALRGSMDAAEYKHVVLGLIFLKYISDAFEEQHAYLCRAVDDPGDEYFLPPGTRNRAGAIARLVEDPDEYRARNIFWVPPEARWALLKAQAKQPTIGRLVDDAMAGIERDNPAALKGVLPKDYARPALDKTRLGQLIDLISNIKVGDEEARAKDVLGRVYEYFLSRFASAEGRKGGEFYTPRAVVRLLVEMIEPYNGRVYDPCCGSGGMFVQSVAFIRAHATGNGNAGGRGGGSPTRRPKADISIYGQESNYTTWRLAKMNLAIRGIDGQIAHGDTFHNDRHPDLKADFILANPPFNVSDWGGQSLRDDKRWKYGAPPAGNANFAWVQHIVHRLAPAGVAGFVLANGSMSSNQSGEGEIRKNLIEADLVDCMVALPGQLFYSTQIPACLWFLARDRKDGKFRDRRGQVLFIDARKMGRMVDRTHRELTDEDIARIAGTYHNWRSEGGGQKLELMQDLAPQRTFSYTGYHDIPGFCRSVSIEEIRKHGHVLTPGRYVGAEAQADDGEPFEEKMTRLVTQLREQQAEAARLDAAIAANLKELGYGG
- the serS gene encoding serine--tRNA ligase: MLDLKFIRKHPEAVRAALEKRGNGFDLDRLLDLDDEWRRKLFTVERLKNRRNAVSEEIARLKKAGGPAEAVALIAEMRDVSQQIRELDGEIRQVDENLQALLLHVPNIPHPLVPFGRADTDNEEVRRWGGRPEFGFEPRPHWELGEALEILDFARGGKVSGARFSFCRGAGARLERALINFMLDLHTGRHGYTELFPPFLVNARSMTGTGQLPKFAADMYKVENEDYYLVPTAEVPVTNFLRDEILDGDALPRKYAAYSACFRAEAGAAGRDTRGLIRQHQFNKVELVKFTRPEDSDDELEKLVRDAEEVLQLLGLPYRTVLLCTGDLGFSSSRTYDLEVWMPGQGLYREISSCSNFTDFQARRANIRYRAHPRARADFVHTLNGSGLAVGRTLAAVLENFQQADGTVAVPEALRPYMGGMERITRE
- the serA gene encoding phosphoglycerate dehydrogenase, with translation MKVLVTDNVAQDGVDVLLREGVGVEIGNKLTEDELCAVIPEFDGLIVRSATRVTARVMESAPNLKVVGRAGVGVDNIDVPAATERGIIVVNAPEGNTMAATEHTMAMMLSLARNLPQADACLKSGVWDKKSFVGVELRNKCLGIIGLGRIGSGVARRAHAMEMDVVAYDPYITEERARDLGVTLLPLAEVFRKADFITVHMPLTKENHHLLDDAAFAVMKDGVRIINCARGGIVDEEALYRALVSGKVAGAALDVFEKEPQTKSPLFALPNFICTPHLGASTREAQVSVAVDVAEEIVAALRGELVKNAVNIPSLVPGVLKEIGPYLGLAERLGRFHAQLLVGRLKRIEVIYSGELARFKQVDPLTTALVKGLLDTILQERVNYVNAPVIARNRGVEISQTRVDRVEDYAGLLTVKVASSEGEHELAGTLFRGNDPRVVFIDGYRVDAVTEGHMLIVPHIDRPRIIGAVGTLIGQHDVNIAAMQVGRKVIGGRAVMVLVIDSPVPPETLEAIRRVDGILDVRMVSL
- a CDS encoding alanine--glyoxylate aminotransferase family protein, which translates into the protein MSRKLRLMIPGPTPVPPQVAEAMARPMVGHRSKGFAEFTAKLHEKLQRVLQTKNEVFILTSSGTGGLEAAVANTVNPGDKVLALVAGKFGERFRDLARVFGAEAVELAFPWGRPVDLDTVRAALAAHPDAKLVLATQNETSTGVLHDIRGLGALCRDHGAALAVDAVSGLGGADLPADEWGVDILVTATQKALMTPPGLAMISLSPKAWALVGECRSPRYYFSLEAAKKAHAKWNTAYTPAVSLFFGLDAALDLILEEGLEAVFARHRLLGAAAREGVKALGLDLLAPEAAASPLVTAVKGPEGVKVDDLRKLLLDKYGVLFAGGQSELKGKIFRIAHMGYVDRVDVLTALGALEMALYELGYEVPLGGGVAAAQRVFLGGVRQ
- the pdxT gene encoding pyridoxal 5'-phosphate synthase glutaminase subunit PdxT; amino-acid sequence: MLKVGILALQGAFLEHARAVEACGALPVEIRKASQLGECRALVIPGGESTAIGKLMAAFDLLEPVRRFGCAGRPIFGTCAGMVLLAKDIEGSGQTRLGLMDITVRRNAFGRQVDSFEAGIDVPVLGPEPVRGVFIRAPQVTVAGPGVETLASFGGKAVLVRQGPLLAGAFHPELTADRRLHRYFLDFVD
- the pdxS gene encoding pyridoxal 5'-phosphate synthase lyase subunit PdxS; the protein is MVEKGTWTVKKGLAEMLKGGVIMDVTTPEQARIAEAAGACAVMALERVPADIRAAGGIARMADPTVIQKIMETVTIPVMAKVRIGHFVEAQILEALGVDYIDESEVLTPADEQYHINKHPFKVPFVCGCRNLGEALRRIAEGAAMIRTKGEPGTGNVVEAVRHMRMVTDEIRRVQSAPREELVAAARELGAPYELVLQVAELGRLPVVNFAAGGIATPADAALMMQLGCDGIFVGSGIFKSANPEARARAIVAATTHYNDPRILADISRDLGEAMKGLEISTIPEHERMQERGW
- the gyrA gene encoding DNA gyrase subunit A; the encoded protein is MAADPGKIVPIDINEELKHSYLDYAMSVIVGRALPDVRDGLKPVHRRILYAMQNLGLTADKPHRKSAYVVGEVLSKLHPHGDAAVYDALVRLAQDFACRYPLVDGHGNFGSIDGDAAAAMRYTEVRMARISREMLADIDKETVDFIPNYDGTGEEPVVLPSRIPNLLVNGSAGIAVGMATNIPPHNLKEVIDGLVYLADHPDAELEDLMRFIPGPDFPTGGKIMGRQGIVEAYRTGRGSVKMRGHAEFEKAGSRTRIVITALPYQVNKARLVEKIAALVREKKIEGISDLRDESDRKGMRVVIELRREVNPEVTLNLLYKHTQLQDNFGVIMLALVNGQPQVLALKDVLTHYLGHQREVITRRCRYELNQAQDRLHIVEGLRIALTHLDAVIRTIRKSRDVAEARASLMTNFGLSEKQAQAILEMRLQRLTALERDKLENEFNELLAAIERLEALLADEFKILAVVKEELLAVRDKFADRRRTELVPEDADFNPEDLIPQEDAVIILTNDGYIKRMSPTVYRSQRRGGRGIAGVETKVQDFVRHLFVGKTHDYLLFFTERGKVYRVKVYEIPEAGRQARGTAVVNLISVANGERVTAVIPVTEYTGDTFLFMVTRKGVVKKTVLREFDSARRDGLIALDLDEGDELVDVKITGGQSEVLLGTRNGMVIRFPEGQVRPMGRTAHGVRGISLRPGDLVVGMDIVDPEDQLLVVSAKGFGKVTPVREFRTQSRGGFGLIAARVSGRNGPLVSLSLVGRGEEILIVSKSGILIRMKIREIPQFGRQAQGVRLMRLDPGDAVVAVAWILPEDAPPGE